One segment of Salvelinus alpinus chromosome 1, SLU_Salpinus.1, whole genome shotgun sequence DNA contains the following:
- the LOC139582929 gene encoding complement component 1 Q subcomponent-binding protein, mitochondrial-like isoform X1, whose product MFLSSQIYQSITMLKSLSRAVSTAVRISTTTMFSARTLQPLTRSTLCSPNSGTIRPFSRSLWMMSHNGAASIYRPKLFSSKGFTPVSCGCGSLHTEGDKAFGNFLSDEIKEEKKIQKSNTLPKMSGGWELQQNGTEAKLIRTISGEKVTVTFNVNNSIPPKFEEEAEQAQGQKSAENEPDIVSSPNFVVEVTKQAEKHSLVFDCHYPEDEAKYIFQAIHGEGEEESDIFAIREVSFQPEGDVEWKETAYTLNTDSLDWALYDHLMDFLADRGVDNTFADELIELSTAMEHHEYIKFLEDLSGFVKCN is encoded by the exons ATGTTCTTATCTAGTCAAATTTACCAATCTATAACCATGCTAAAGTCTCTTTCCCGAGCGGTGAGTACTGCAGTTCGTATTTCTACAACCACAATGTTTTCGGCCCGAACTCTCCAGCCTCTTACGAGATCGACATTATGTTCTCCAAACTCCGGAACAATACGGCCTTTCAGCCGGTCTCTCTGGATGATGAGCCATAACGGGGCAGCATCGATATACAGACCAAAACTCTTCAGTTCAAAAGGATTTACTCCTGTGTCGTGTGGATGTGGATCACTACACACAGAAG GAGACAAAGCCTTTGGAAATTTCCTTTCGGATGAAATCAAAGAAGAGAAGAAGATCCAGAAAAGCAATACTCTTCCCAAGATGTCTGGAGGGTGGGAGCTACAGCAGAACGGCACAGAAGCCAAACTCATTAGGACAATTTCTGGAGAAAA AGTGACCGTCACATTCAACGTCAACAACAGTATTCCCCCCAAGTTTGAAGAGGAGGCTGAACAAGCACAGGGACAGAAGTCTGCAGAGAATGAG CCAGATATTGTGTCTTCACCCAACTTCGTTGTCGAGGTGACGAAACAGGCGGAAAAACATTCCTTGGTGTTTGACTGCCATTATCCTGAAGATGAG GCTAAATACATTTTCCAGGCAATCCATGgtgaaggggaagaggagagtgaTATTTTTGCCATCCGTGAGGTCAGCTTCCAGCCTGAGGGAGATGTAGAGTGGAAGGAGACCGCCTACACACTCAACACAGACTCTCTGGACTGG GCCCTGTATGACCACCTCATGGACTTCCTGGCTGACCGGGGGGTTGACAACACGTTTGCTGACGAACTGATCGAGCTGAGCACTGCCATGGAGCATCACGAATACATCAAGTTCCTGGAGGACCTCAGTGGCTTTGTCAAATGCAATTAA
- the LOC139582929 gene encoding complement component 1 Q subcomponent-binding protein, mitochondrial-like isoform X2, with protein MFLSSQIYQSITMLKSLSRAVSTAVRISTTTMFSARTLQPLTRSTLCSPNSGTIRPFSRSLWMMSHNGAASIYRPKLFSSKGFTPVSCGCGSLHTEGDKAFGNFLSDEIKEEKKIQKSNTLPKMSGGWELQQNGTEAKLIRTISGEKVTVTFNVNNSIPPKFEEEAEQAQGQKSAENEPDIVSSPNFVVEVTKQAEKHSLVFDCHYPEDEAIHGEGEEESDIFAIREVSFQPEGDVEWKETAYTLNTDSLDWALYDHLMDFLADRGVDNTFADELIELSTAMEHHEYIKFLEDLSGFVKCN; from the exons ATGTTCTTATCTAGTCAAATTTACCAATCTATAACCATGCTAAAGTCTCTTTCCCGAGCGGTGAGTACTGCAGTTCGTATTTCTACAACCACAATGTTTTCGGCCCGAACTCTCCAGCCTCTTACGAGATCGACATTATGTTCTCCAAACTCCGGAACAATACGGCCTTTCAGCCGGTCTCTCTGGATGATGAGCCATAACGGGGCAGCATCGATATACAGACCAAAACTCTTCAGTTCAAAAGGATTTACTCCTGTGTCGTGTGGATGTGGATCACTACACACAGAAG GAGACAAAGCCTTTGGAAATTTCCTTTCGGATGAAATCAAAGAAGAGAAGAAGATCCAGAAAAGCAATACTCTTCCCAAGATGTCTGGAGGGTGGGAGCTACAGCAGAACGGCACAGAAGCCAAACTCATTAGGACAATTTCTGGAGAAAA AGTGACCGTCACATTCAACGTCAACAACAGTATTCCCCCCAAGTTTGAAGAGGAGGCTGAACAAGCACAGGGACAGAAGTCTGCAGAGAATGAG CCAGATATTGTGTCTTCACCCAACTTCGTTGTCGAGGTGACGAAACAGGCGGAAAAACATTCCTTGGTGTTTGACTGCCATTATCCTGAAGATGAG GCAATCCATGgtgaaggggaagaggagagtgaTATTTTTGCCATCCGTGAGGTCAGCTTCCAGCCTGAGGGAGATGTAGAGTGGAAGGAGACCGCCTACACACTCAACACAGACTCTCTGGACTGG GCCCTGTATGACCACCTCATGGACTTCCTGGCTGACCGGGGGGTTGACAACACGTTTGCTGACGAACTGATCGAGCTGAGCACTGCCATGGAGCATCACGAATACATCAAGTTCCTGGAGGACCTCAGTGGCTTTGTCAAATGCAATTAA